One Littorina saxatilis isolate snail1 linkage group LG1, US_GU_Lsax_2.0, whole genome shotgun sequence genomic window carries:
- the LOC138960815 gene encoding ankyrin and armadillo repeat-containing protein-like — protein sequence MNEPDETGWSHIHHCAFRGYIKSLERFVENDPDSLELQTQDDLSSTPFLLAVSSGIQETVACLIGLGATVGVMNSQNHGAVEICAIKQYVTMLEYFLSLELEALPVWKNLLKMLGSDMEEEVSSAGTCLRNLTDPSSEGINPNWEPFYQNGGVPVLSKVAKSTVADDCKVPALQLLLNVVQRPEVQEQLVSSGGIPALVKLLKSQDNFVVQLSATAVRELATCADYSEMLMQNGAIPALHKVLQTIHDPEVQTPTVQAIGNIAAAGTKQRNTVGTTPGCIGSIVGLFETATGHPDLLMALTETVSNVAEESRDNQNAFVDEGITQHIVNVILNQARNKKIQESAVEAIHRLAANNSHVQQDVLERGAERLLMQLLKKRNAESLQEKTAMALWALAGDDINEKREMANGIGVQTLVEFVNSMSMNLHLIGSEGLGVLAQGPLNQQSQIASSNGIYPLVRLLRSDKEHIVLSVIQSLRHLCVGVGNVPHHKNQTTISTSSGIKLLVALMVHSLSERIQVESAFTLGSVSLGNNEILEEIHTNLDFSYVRILKMLYSREEEVRLLAGSALATFAYNNIYQQQEIADQGGVRFNCFVPFLRSDSELYRCHAAYQVVVLSRIIPDEEQAKSSAFGIKLLVDILDQSMNDNVRSLAAGFVSCLAHTRAGVPSAIVAVRAVEYLSRMLLSKSEQVRGNAAIALGYLSYNHSGERHLLHKCRVDPYLMHVLKHYTKRSKLSPAFVEGWKHYKKIGLPPIAEGRPSLVKARPPRDDMRPITILSLEDTPSGSGHMRGSASNLNTGDDTGRSSRASRESRGTRQSLHASQISLDTQRTQASMQEMVMVEEA from the exons ATGAATGAACCAGACGAAACGGGATGGAGCCACATCCACCATTGCGCATTCCGCGGCTACATCAAGTCGTTGGAGAGGTTCGTGGAGAACGACCCCGACTCGCTGGAGCTGCAGACACAGGATGATCTGTCCAGCACGCCCTTCCTGCTGGCGGTGTCGTCTGGCATCCAAGAAACTGTGGCTTGCCTCATCGGCCTGGGAGCCACG GTGGGCGTGATGAACTCCCAGAACCATGGGGCGGTGGAGATCTGCGCCATCAAGCAGTACGTGACGATGCTGGAGTACTTCCTCTCGCTCGAGCTGGAGGCGCTGCCCGTGTGGAAGAACCTGCTCAAGATGCTCGGCTCCGACATGGAGGAGGAGGTGTCGTCTGCCGGCACGTGTCTTAGGAACCTCACCGACCCCTCCAGTGAAGGCATCAACCCAAACTGGGAACCCTTTTATCAGAACG GCGGGGTGCCCGTGCTGAGTAAGGTGGCCAAGTCGACCGTGGCGGACGACTGCAAGGTGCCGGCCCTGCAGCTCCTGCTGAACGTGGTCCAGAGGCCCGAGGTGCAGGAACAGCTGGTCAGCAGCGGCGGCATCCCGGCCCTGGTCAAGCTCCTCAAGTCTCAGGACAACTTCGTCGTCCAGCTCTCCGCTACG GCCGTGAGAGAGCTGGCGACGTGCGCAGACTACTCTGAAATGCTGATGCAGAACGGAGCCATCCCCGCCCTCCACAAAGTGCTGCAGACTATACACGACCCAGAGGTTCAAACCCCGACCGTCCAGGCCATAGGCAACATCGCTGCCGCTGGGACCAAGCAGCGGAACACAGTGGGCACCACTCCAG GCTGTATTGGCAGCATTGTTGGGTTGTTCGAGACTGCAACGGGTCACCCTGACCTGCTGATGGCTCTCACCGAGACAGTGTCGAACGTGGCCGAGGAGTCACGTGACAACCAGAACGCCTTCGTAGATGAGGGGATCACCCAGCACATCGTCAACGTCATTCTCAATCAG GCGCGCAACAAGAAGATCCAGGAGAGTGCAGTAGAGGCCATACACAGACTGGCGGCCAACAACTCGCACGTGCAGCAGGACGTCCTGGAGCGCGGGGCAGAGCGACTCCTCATGCAGCTGCTGAAGAAGCGCAACGCCGAGTCCCTGCAGGAGAAGACCGCCATGGCTCTGTGGGCCCTGGCTGGGGACGACATCAATGAAAAGCGGGAGATGGCCAACGGGATCGGGGTTCAAACCCTGGTGGAGTTCGTCAACTCCATGTCTATGAACCTGCACCTGATAGGCTCTGAGGGCTTGGGTGTTCTGGCTCAG GGACCTCTGAACCAGCAGTCGCAGATCGCCTCATCGAACGGCATCTACCCTCTCGTGCGTCTGCTGAGGTCGGACAAAGAGCACATCGTCCTCAGCGTCATCCAGTCCCTCCGGCACCTGTGCGTGGGTGTGGGCAACGTTCCCCATCACAAGAACCAGACCACCATTTCCACGTCCAGTGGAATTAAGCTGCTAGTGGCGCTCATGGTTCACTCCCTTAGCGAGCGGATCCAGGTGGAGTCTGCCTTCACGCTAGGCTCTGTCAGTCTCG GCAACAACGAGATTCTGGAGGAGATCCACACCAACCTGGACTTCAGCTACGTGCGGATTCTCAAAATGCTGTACTCGAGGGAGGAGGAGGTCCGGTTGTTGGCGGGGTCCGCGCTGGCCACCTTCGCCTACAACAACATCTACCAGCAGCAGGAGATCGCTGACCAGGGGGGTGTCCGATTCAACTGCTTCGTTCCCTTTCTCAGGTCGGACAGTGAGTTGTACCGGTGCCACGCGGCGTATCAG GTGGTAGTGCTGTCTCGAATCATCCCGGACGAGGAGCAGGCCAAGAGTTCGGCCTTTGGCATTAAACTGCTGGTGGACATTCTTGACCAGTCCATGAACGATAACGTTAGATCACTGGCTGCCGGCTTCGTCTCCTGTCTCGCTCACACCAGAGCCG GTGTGCCCTCAGCTATAGTGGCAGTGCGTGCAGTGGAGTACCTGTCTAGAATGCTGCTGAGCAAGTCAGAACAGGTGCGAGGAAACGCGGCCATTGCCCTTGGCTACCTGTCCTACAACCACTCCGGCGAGAGACACCTGTTGCACAA gTGTCGAGTTGACCCCTACCTGATGCACGTGCTCAAACACTACACCAAGCGGAGCAAACTCTCGCCAGCCTTCGTGGAGGGCTGGAAACACTACAAGAAAATCGGCCTGCCTCCTATTGC GGAAGGACGACCGTCATTGGTCAAGGCCCGGCCGCCACGTGACGACATGCGACCAATCACAATCCTCAGCCTGGAAGACACGCCCAGCGGGTCGGGTCACATGAGAGGCTCGGCGTCCAATCTCAACACGGGAGACGACACCGGAAGGTCGTCACGTGCGTCGCGCGAGTCACGTGGCACGCGCCAGTCTCTGCACGCCAGTCAGATCTCGTTGGACACGCAGAGAACTCAGGCGTCCATGCAGGAGATGGTAATGGTCGAGGAGGCGTGA